From Polaribacter haliotis:
TAGCGCTTATTGTTGTGTTAAAAATAATAGATTCAGAACGTTTAAAAGCATATGTTTTTGCTTTATTTAATAAGGGTTTTATAGAATCTGAAGTAGAAGAAGACACTTCTTTTTTTAATGCTTTTTACAGCACGCTATTTTTGTTTTCTACAACTACCTTGGCTTTAGTTATTTATACTTTTTTAATTGACCAAAATCTTTTATTAGAAACAAGTTTTTCTTCCTTTTTATACATTTTTGTAACTGTTGTTAGCTATTTTTTGGTAAAATGGATATTAGAAATGCTACTTTCTCGACTTTTTTTAATAAAAAACACAGTCCGATTTTATTTTGTTTCCAAATTCAGTTACTTCTATTCCATTAGCTTTTTACTATTTGTTTTATTTGTAATAACAACTTATAGCCCACTAAATTCTTCTTTTTTATTTTATGCTTCTGCAGTTTTATTTTTTATGAGACTTATTTTTCATATAACAAATAACAAAAACCTGATTTTTAGTCAGTTGTTTTATTTTATTTTGTACATTTGCGCCTTCGAAATAGCACCGCTATTTATACTGTTTAAATTGATGCTTTAAAATTAAAACCAAAGCTATGAAAGTGAAAACGATTTTAGTATCGCAACCCGCGCCAAAGACAGAAACTTCTCCATATTTTGATTTGTCCGATAAACAGAAAGTAAAGATAGATTTTAGATCTTTTATTCATGTAGAAGGCATACCTGTAAAGGAAGTAAGAACTCAAAAAATAGATTTTAAAAATTTTACTGCAATTATATTAACAAGTAGAAATGCTGTAGATTACTTTTTTAAGATTGCAGAAGAAATGCGTTTTAAAGTGCCAGATGACATGAAATATTTCTGTCAGTCTGAAGCTGTTGCCTATTATTTACAAAAGTATGTTGTTTACAGAAAACGTAAAATTTATGTAGGTAATAGAACATTTCCAGATTTAATGAAGTTGATTAAAAAACATAAAACAGAAAGTTTCTTGTTACCATCTTCAGATAAATTAAAACCATTAGTTCCAGAAGAATTAGATAAATTAGGTGTAAAATGGACACGTTTAGATTTGTACAGAACTGTAATAAGCGATTTGTCTGATTTAGAAGATGTTTTTTACGATATTTTAGTATTTTTTAGTCCCTCTGGAATTGAATCTTTATTTCAAAATTTCCCGAATTTTAAACAAAACAATACTAGAATTGCCGCTTTTGGTAATTCTACTGTAAAAGCAGTTACAGAAGCTGGTTTGAAGTGCGATATTGAAGCGCCATCTCCAGAAACACCTTCTATGACAATGGCTTTAGATAAATATATAAAATCTGTAAATAAGAAGTAAAACTTATTTTAAAGTAGATAAAAATATAAAACCGAGCAGCAATGCTTGGTTTTTTTTGGGGCGTTACCCAAGGGTCGCGCTTTCCATTGTATCTTTTTTTCGTACCTCAAAAAAGGATGCCATTTCAATCGCTAACGCAAACTTTTTGTAAACTTTTAGATTTTATTTAAAACATTATAAATACCTATAACTAATTTGTGAATTCGCGACAATATTAAGCAAACAGAGTCGCAAAAGCTTCCTCAATTTTACCAACTAAAATTAGCTTTATTCCATGGTTTTTAGAAGATATCTTGTTGTATTTTGATGCAACAAAGGTTTTGTAACCCAATTTCTCTGCTTCTAAAATACGTTGGTCTATTTTAGAAACCGGTCTAATTTCTCCAGCCAAACCAACTTCTGCTGCAAAACACACATTTGGGTTAATAGCAATATCTTGGTTAGATGATAATATTGCAGCAACAACAGCCAAATCAATTGCAGGATCGTCTACATTTATACCTCCTGTAATATTTAAAAATACATCTTTTGCGCCTAATTTAAAACCAGCTCTCTTTTCTAAAACAGCCAAAATCATATGTAAACGTTTTAGATTGTAACCAGTTGTAGAACGTTGTGGCGTTCCATAAACAGCAGTAGAAACCAATGCCTGAATCTCAATCATTAAAGGTCTAATTCCTTCTAATGTACTTGCAATGGCAGTTCCACTTAAATCTGCGTCTTTTTTAGAAATTAAAATTTCAGACGGATTAGATATTTCTCTTAAACCAGTGGAAAGCATCTCGTAAATTCCTAATTCGGATGTGGAACCAAATCTGTTTTTTTGACTTCTTAAAATTCTATAAGTATGGTTTCTATCGCCTTCAAATTGTAAAACAACATCTACCATGTGTTCTAAAATTTTAGGTCCAGCAATGTTCCCTTCTTTGTTTATATGACCAATTAATAAAACTGGAGTTGCAGTTTCTTTGGCAAATTTTATCAACTCTGCAGAAGTTTCTCTTATTTGAGAAATACTTCCTGGAGAAGCTTCAATATTATTGGTGTGTAAAGTTTGTATAGAATCGATTACTAAAACTTCGGGTTCTGTTTCCTCAATATTTTTGAAGATTTGCTGTGTATTTGTTTCTGTAAGAATTAAACAATTAGAATTTTTTGCATCTAATCTTTCGGCTCTCATTTTTATTTGAGATTGACTTTCCTCTCCAGAAACATACAATACTTTCTGACTTATATTTAATGCAACTTGCAATAATAAAGTCGATTTTCCAATACCTGGTTCTCCACCCAAAAGTGTTACAGAACCTTTCACCAAACCACCTCCCAAAACTGTGTCTAATTCGTTGTTGTTGGTAACAACTCTTTCTTCTGGGTTTAGCTGAATATCAGCAATTTTTAAAGGTTTATTTACGGTTTGTTTTGCTGTTGTAGATTGTTTCCAAACACGCTTTTCTTCTTTTTGAATAATTTCTTCAACAATGGTATTCCATTCTTTACAAGCGCCACATTGTCCAACCCATTTTGCATGTTGCGTTCCACAATTTTGACAGAAAAAAGTTGTTTTGGTTTTGGCCATTGTTAAAGAGTTTCAAAGTTTTAGAGTAACAAAGTTACAAAGTTTTTTGAGCTTATAACTTTTAAAAAATGGATAAAAAATAAGATTTCTAAAAGCTGGCAAATAGTTGCGTTAGCGATTGAATGGCATGTTTGAGCTCTTTTTTGTTTTTACAAAAAAAGCGAGTAATGAAAGCGCGACCTTTAGGGAACGCCCAAAAATTATTTTTCTTTGTTATAAATAGGAAGAATTAAAAACGCTAAACCTCCAAAAATAACAATCATGGCTGTTTGGGCAGTCCACATAATCCAACCAAATGCAGTTGCAGGTTCTGTTGCGATTCCGAATAAAGCCAAAGCCCCAGCAACAGCAACAGGATATAAGCCAATTCCGCCATTTGTTGCAGCAATAGAAAAGCCACCAGCAATAAAACCGATTAAAATGCCACCAATTGGAACTTCTAAACCTTCAATTGCAGGAATAGTTGCCCAAAACATTGCAACATACATTGCCCAAATAAAAACGGTATGAAAAATAAAAGCCCATTTATTTTTCATTTTAAAGATGCTTGTAACGCCTTCAATTAAACCATATACAAAGGTTTTAATTTTAAGTAAAAAACCTGAAGTTGCTTTTTTTACATAAAATCTAAAAATGAAAAAACCGATTACTAAAATTGTTAAACCAATAATTATTTTAGATGGATCGAAGTTTTTTGTTAAAAGCTCATAAATAAAATCGAATTGTACAAAAAGTGTAATTGCAACTATGGAAAGCATCATTATTAAATCTGCTATTCTTTCTGCTACAATGGTTCCAAAACCTTTTTCAAACGGTATTTTCTCGTAGTTTGCCATTACAGTTGCTCTAGAAATTTCTCCTGCTCTTGGCAAAGCTAAATTTACTAAATAACCGACTAAAACTGCTAAAACACTATTGGTAAATCTTGGTTTAAAACCTAAAGGCTCTAACATAAATTTCCATCTGTATGCTCGTGATAAATGACTTAAAATTCCGAAAAATAAGCCAAGGAAAATCCAACTATAGTTGGCTTCTTTAAAATATTTCCCTAAAGTTTCTAAAGAAATTGCTGACAAAGAATACCAAACTAAAAAACCTCCCAAAGCGAGAGGTAATATAATTTTTAAGATTTTTTTAATGTCCAAAATTAGGTAAGTGTATTGTCTTTTTCGTTAGGAAAAACCAATTGAGGTTTAAAAACTTTTGCTTCTTCTAATTCCATAAAAGCATAAACGATTAAGATTAAAACATCGCCAACAGCAACTAAACGAGAAGCTGCACCATTTAAAGTGATTTCTCCACTGCCTCTTGGGCCAGGAATTGCATAAGTCTCTAAACGATTTCCGTTATTGTTATTCACAATTTGAACGCGTTCACCTTCAATAATCCCTGCAGCATCCATTAAATCTTCATCTATGGTTATGCTTCCTATATAATTTAAATCTGCACCTGTAACTTTTACACGATGGATTTTCGATTTTACAACTTGTACTAACATTTGGCAAAAATAGGTATTTTTTAATTATTAATTTTTTAGACGAATGTTATCAATCAATCTTATTTTTCCTGCAAATACTGCAATAAAAGCTCTGTATTTTTTATTAGATTCTTTAGTTTCTGCTGATTCTAATGTTTTTTCTTCAGCAATTGTAAAGTATTCTAATTCTAATAAAGGTTGTTTTTTAAATTGATTTTCTACCCATTCGTTAATTTCAGAAATTTCTTTCTTATAAAATTTCTTTTTAACTTTTTTTAAGGTTTTAAAAATAAAAGGTGCAATTTCTCTATGTTCTTCTGTTAAACGAGTGTTTCTAGAACTCATCGCTAAACCATCTTTTTCTCTGAAAATTGGGCAACCTTTAATTTTTAAAGGAAGATTGTTTTTCTTCACCATTTTTTTGATGATTTGCAATTGTTGAAAATCTTTTTGCCCAAAATAAGCTTTGTCAGGCTCAACAATTTCGAATAATGCTTTTACGATGGTTCCAACACCATCGAAATGACCATCTCTAAATTTTCCCTCCATTTGATGTTCTAAACCATCAAAATTGAACTTTTTAGATACAATGTTTTTAGCATAAATTTCTTCAACAGAAGGAGAAAATAACACGTCGCAAGAAACAGATTCTAATAACTTTATGTCATTTTCGATTGTTTTCGGGTACTTTTTAAGGTCTTCTTCATTGTCAAATTGTGTAGGATTTACAAAAATACTTACTACAACAACATCGTTTTTTTCTTTTGCTTTTTTAATTAAAGACAAATGCCCTTCGTGTAAAGCGCCCATTGTTGGTACAAAGCCAATGGTTTTATTATTGCTTTTATACTTTAAAAGACAGCCTTTTAAGTCTTTTTTGTTATAGAATTTTTTCATTTAATAAATCTTGATAATCTCTGCAAACTTAGCATTTTAACACGATATTTGCATATTAATTTGTACTTTTGCGAATCTTATAAAAAGAGTTTGATTTAATGAAGGACAAGAGAATATTATTTGTTTCATCGGAAGTAGTACCCTACTTACCAGAAACAGAATTATCGTCAACTGCTTTTAATGCTGCGAAAAATGCACATTCTAAAGGAGTGCAAACTAGAATTTTTATGCCAAGGTTTGGTGTTATTAATGAACGTAGACACCAATTACACGAAGTAATTCGTCTTTCTGGAATGAATTTGGTTGTTAACGATATGGACATGCCATTAATTATTAAGGTTGCTTCTATCCCAAAAGAAAGAATGCAGGTTTATTTTATCGATAACGAAGAATATTTCAAGAGAAAAGCCGTTTTTACAGATGAAGATGATCAACTTTTTCCAGACAACGATGAAAGAGCAATCTTTTTCGCGAAAGGAGTTATCGAAACTGTTAAAAAATTAAATTGGGCACCAGATATTATTCATGTTCATGGATGGTTAGCCTCTTTGTTACCTTTGTATTTAAGGGAATATTATAATGAAGAACCATTATTTACAGAAAGTAAAATAGTAACATCTATTTATAACGATACTTTCGAGAATACGTTAAATGAAGGTTTGTCGGATAAAGTAAAGTTCGATTTAGGGGATGCTTCGAAAACGGAAACTATTAAAATACCTAACCATACCAATATATTAAAAAGTGCCATTGAAAATTCCGACGCAATTATTCATGGTAGCGAAACGATTTCCGAAGATTTATCTTCTTTTATTGAAGGAAAAGATATTCCTGTATTAGAATTTCAATCGGAGAATTTTAAAGAAAGTTATTTGAATTTTTATGCTGATTTAATAACAGCAAACTAAATTGTAATATGGTTAAAAATAGTATTAGAAAAACAACACAAGTAGGTGTTTTGTTTTTATTATTTGCAGGAATAATATCTTGTGAAAAAGATTTTACAGATATAGGAACAGGTGTTGTAAGCAATACCAAATTTACAACTCACGATACAATTTTAGAGGTTTTAGTCTCTAATGCTCCTATAGAAAATGTTAGAGCAGATGGTTTAGATTTAGGTAGTCAAACCTTTTTTGGACGACAAGGACAGTATTTATTAGGAGTACACTCTAGTAGCGAATATGAAAAAATAGAAGCATCTATTATTTCTCAAATAAGCATTAATACAGAATTAAATTTAAATTCTTATGCAAATCCAGATGAACTAGATTTCGAAACAAGTGTAGATACAGCTTTTCTAAGATTGCCATACCAAGCAACTTTAGTATCTAATGAAGGTTTACCAAATTATACTTTAGATTCTATAATTGGGAACAAATCTGTTCCTTTTACATTAAATGTGTATGAGTTGGACACATACTTAAATACATTAAATCCTTCGGATCCTTCAAAAAGAAATAGTTTTTTGTCCGATGAAAGTTATCAATTAAAACCTGATCTTTTAAATGAAGTTGAAAACATGGATTTTGTTCCAACAACTAAAGACACATTATTAATTCTAAAAAGAAGTAATAGTAAAGGCGAGTTTTTTGAAACAGATACCATTCGATATACAAGTAGTGCAAACTCTACCATTCCTTTACCAATGGCAATTATTCCATTAAAAAAGAGTTTTGTAAAAGAAGTTTTTTTAGATAATTATGGGTCTTCTAATTTCGATTCTCAAAATGCATTTAACAATTACTTTAGAGGAATAAAAATCGAAGCTAAAGAAAAAGCAAATGATGGTGGCTCCCTTATTTCCTTTAATTTATCAAATTCAAGTTTATTATCTGCAATTGATGTTTATTATACAAATACTTATTTTAAAAAGAATAGTACAGAAATAGATACTGTTATAAAAGTAAATCATTCCTTTCAATTAGGAGGTATTATTAATAGTAAGTATAATATGTCTAATAGAGTTTATCCAGTAAATAATCAGGTTAAAATACAAGGTGCTGCAGGTTCAGAGGCTAAAGTGGAAATTTTACAAGGATCTCAATTGGCAGATTTAAAAGCTAAAAACTGGCTAATTAACGATGCTTCTTTAACATTTTACATTAATCAGAATGTAGATACAACAGCAGCTCCAAGTAGATTATATATATATAAAAGAGGAGAAGATGCTACTTCAAACCCAATTGTAAGTCAAATAAAAGATGTTCTTTCTGAAGGTAATATATCTTTTGGAGGTAGTGTTTTAAGAGAAAATAAAAAAATAGATCGCTATCGTTTTAGAATTACAGATTATATTTCTGACTTATTAAGTGGAGAAACTAGTTATTCGCCTCCTTTAAGATTAAAAGTTTTTAATCTTTCAGATTTACCAACTTCTTTAAAAGATAGCCAGATTTCTCTAAACGATACTATTTTTAAACAATATAATTGGAATCCTAAAGCAGTAACTCTTTTTAATGGAGATATATCTGCAAATGGAGTAAGAAGAGCACAACTAAAAATTTCATATACCAAGAAAAAATAGTAACTTTCCAACCTACTAACTTACTTAAATAAAAAAATATATGTGTGGAATCACAGGCTATATAGGCTTTAGAGATGCCTATCCAATCGTTATTAACGGTTTAAAAAGGTTAGAATACAGAGGATATGACAGTGCTGGAATAATGATGTACGATGGAGATAAAATTCATCTGTCAAAAACAAAAGGAAAAGTATCCGATTTAGAGTTAATTACCGAAAAAGAACAAGAAAGAAAAAATGGAAACATTGGAATGGGGCATACACGTTGGGCGACACATGGTGTACCAAATGATGTAAATTCTCATCCTCATTACTCTCAAAGTGGAGATTTAGTAATTGTTCATAATGGAATTATTGAAAATTACGATACTTTAAGAAAAGAATTAATTACTAGAGGATATACTTTTAAAAGTGATACAGATACAGAAGTTCTTGTAAATTTTATTGAAGAAGTTAAAAAACAAGAAGGCTGTAAATTAGGGCAAGCAGTTCAATTAGCTCTAAAAAATGTAATTGGAGCTTATGCAATTGCAGTTTTCGATAAAACCAAACCAAACGAAATTATTGTTGCACGTTTAGGAAGTCCAATTGCTATTGGAGTTGGTAAAGACAATTCAGAATTTTTTGTTGCTTCAGACGCTTCACCATTCATAGAATATACTAAAGATGCTATTTATCTGGAAGATGAAGAAATGGCAATTATTAAATTAGGCAAAGGAATTAAAGTTCGTAAGATAAATGACGATTCTTTAGTAGATGCAAATATCCAAGAATTACAATTAAGCCTAGAGCAGATAGAAAAAGGTGGTTACGACCATTTTATGTTAAAAGAAATATATGAGCAACCAAAAGCTATTTTAGATACCTATCGTGGAAGAATGTTGGCAGACGAAGGCATTATTAGAATGGCTGGTATAGATGACAACATGAACAAATTCTTAAATGCAGAAAGAATAATCATAGTTGCTTGTGGTACATCTTGGCATGGAGGTTTAGTAGGAGAATACTTAATTGAAGAATTTGCAAGGATTCCTGTTGAGGTAGAATATGCATCTGAATTTAGATACAGAAACCCAATTGTAACTTCTAAAGATATTGTAATTGCTATTTCGCAATCTGGTGAAACTGCAGATACTTTAGCGGCAATTAAGTTAGCGAAGTCTAAAGGAGCATTTGTATTTGGTATTTGTAATGTTGTTGGTTCTTCTATTGCAAGAGAAACTCATGCAGGTGCATACACACATGCAGGACCAGAAATAGGTGTTGCATCCACAAAAGCTTTTACAACTCAAATTACTGTTTTAACATTAATCGCCTTAAAATTGGCATCTAAAAAAGGAGAACTTTCTAAGCCAGAACTTAGGTCTCTTTTACAAAAGATGCAATTAATCCCTGGAAAAATAGAAGCACTTTTAAAAATAGACGATAAGGTTAAAGAAATTGCAGCAGTTTATAAAGATGCTCCAAATTGTTTATACTTAGGTAGAGGTTTTAACTTTCCTGTGGCTTTAGAAGGTGCTTTAAAGTTGAAAGAAATTTCTTACATCCATGCAGAAGGATACCCTGCAGCAGAAATGAAACATGGTCCTATTGCTTTAATTGACGAGAATATGCCAATTGTTGTAATTGCAACAAATAAAGGACATTACGAAAAAGTAGTAAGTAACATTCAAGAAATTAAATCGAGATCAGGAAAAATTATTGCAATCGTTACAGAAGGAGATACACAAGTAAAAGAAATTGCAGATCATGTAATTGAAATTCCAGAAACAGAAGAAGCTTTAACCCCTCTTTTAACTACGATTCCTTTACAATTACTTTCTTACCACATTGCAGTAATGTTAGGTAAAAATGTAGATCAACCAAGAAATTTAGCAAAATCTGTTACTGTAGAATAGTTATTTTGTTTGAGTTATAAATTAAAAATCCAGCTAATTTAGCTGGATTTTTTTATGAGATTTTATCATGAACTTTGGTATGATTTCCATTATTCCAAAGTGTTAGAATATCTGTAGCTACAGAAGCACCACTTCCAGCTGCAATTGCAAACTGACTTCGCCAACCAGCGATAGTTCCACAACAGTACAAACCTTCTTTAATTAGATGATTATTATTTCTAAGCTGAATTCTATCTTTCTCAGGATTCGATTTTTGATGTGGCATTACAAAAGAATCTAAACCTTCTATGGTAAATGGTTTTGAGTAATTTAAAGCAACAACAACAATTTTAGAAAAATAATTGTCTTTATTAGTCGTAATTTTAAAACCATCATTAAACTCTTTAATAGAAATTACTTTCTCGTTTTCTATTTGAGCAATATGAGGATATAAAGATGATATTTGTGCTTTTCCTTCAATTAAAATATCACTTCCTAATTTATTAGGAAGTATGCCTATTACATTATTAAACAACGCATTTTGCAAATGAGATGCTTTTTGGTGTATAATAATACCAATGTTTTTATCGGTAGCAAAAGCTTTGTTTTTTGCAGAACCTAAAACTAGCGCACATTGCATTCCAGAAACACCACCACCAATAATTAACGAATCAAAATTCATATTAAATAAATAGGGCTTTAATATTTTGTGCAAATAATTTTACTGAAATTGCTAATAAAATTACACCAAAAACTTTTCTTATAATTTGTATTCCTGTTGGACCAATTAAACGTTCTATTTTAGAAGATGTTTTTAAAACTGCATAAATAACAATAACATTTAAAAGTACTGCTACAATTATATTTTCTATTGCAAACTCTGCTCTTAAAGAAAGTAAAGTTGTTAAACTACCTGGACCTGCAATTAAAGGGAAAGCCAATGGAAAAACAGTAGCTGTAATGGTTCCAGAACTTGCATCATCTTTATAAAGCGTAATTCCTAAAATCATTTCTAAGGCAATAAAAAACAAAATAAAAGAACCTGCAACTGCAAAAGAATTTACGTCAATACCAATTAAACTCAATAAACTTTGTCCTAAAAATAAAAAGAAAACCATAATTACACCTGCAATTAAAGAAGCTTTTTCAGACTGAATATGACCTACTTTTTTACGTAAATCTATAATAATAGGTATGTTTCCTACAATATCTATAACTGCAAACAATACCATAAATGCAGTTAATATTTCTTTCGGATTAAATTTCATCTCTTTATTAGATTTTTTACAAAATTAGTTAACTAACTTTACTAAAGTGTAAATTTATAGAAAAAAAAACACCTATTTTTGCGGAATGTTTCAGTTAGGAAAAACAATTATATCAGAAGATATTATCGAAAAAGATTTTGTGTGCAATTTATCTGCATGTGGAGGCGCTTGCTGTGTAGATGGCGAAGCTGGTGCTCCATTAGATAAAGAGGAAACCAAAATCTTAGAGGAAATATATCCGAAAGTAAAACCTTTTTTAAGGAAAGAAGGAATTGCAGTTATCGAAAAAGAAGGAACTTGGGTAACCAGTGAATGGGGTGAATTAGAAACCCCATTAATTAACGGAAAAGATTGCGCGTACGTTATTTTTGATGAGAAAAAAACGGCACTTTGTGGCATTGAAGAGGCTTACAATTCTGGAGAAATAGATTGGAAAAAACCAGTTTCTTGTCATTTATACCCAATTAGAGTAAAAGATTATAGTGAGTTTGCTGCAGTAAATTACCACAAGTGGGAAATTTGTGACGATGCTTGTTCTTTAGGAAAAGAATTACAAGTACCTGTTTATAAATTTGTAAAACAAGCTTTGGTAAGAAAATTTGGGCAAAATTGGTATGACGAATTAGAAAAAGTGGCCGCTAAACATTTAGAGTAAAGGAATTTTTACCACTACTTTAGTGCCTAAAGGATTTTCGTTTTCATCTTTTAAATCGGTATAATTTATCGAATAATTTTTTTGAGAACCTTTTACGAAATTGGTTAATCTATCTTTTGTAAGTGCGATTCCTATCGATTTTCTATTAATTGATTTTTCTGATTTTATTCTTGCAGACGATTCTCTTCCAATTCCATTATCTTCTATGGTAAATTGAATAAAATTCATCTCTTTTTTATCTATGGAAAGCACTATTTTTTTATCCTTTTTTTTGGAAGATAATCCATGCCATAAAGCGTTTTCTAAAAATGGCTGTAATAATAATGGAGGTACTTTTATGGTTTCTAAACTTACTTTTTCATCCACTTTTATTTGAAAATCTATTTCATTCGAAAAACGAATATTTTCAATCGTCATATACAAATCCATCGTTTCTAATTCTTCTTGTAAAGAAATTTCTTTAGTATTAGAAGCCTCTAAAATTTTACGAATTAATTTCGAAAACTTGTTTAAATATCTTGCTGCAAGTTTAGATTCGTTATTTATAATATAAAGTTTGATAGAATTTAATGCATTAAAAATAAAATGCGGATTCATTTGACTTAACAAACTTGTTAATTTGAGCTCGTTAATCTGTTTTTCGTATAAAGCTTCTATTTCCGATAGTTTGTAATGCTCTACTTTTTCTGATAATTTTTCGTTTAACTGGTCTTTTAATTTTTCGTTTTTTTGAAGTTCCTCAATTAACAATGTGTTATAATCATCTCTTTCTTGGCGATAAATATGATATTTATAACCCAAACCAACCGAAATAACAAGAGCTTCTAAACAAATACCAATCATAAAAAAATCGATGGGTCTTATATAGCCAAAAGCATAAATATTCGATAAACTAAAATAAAGTGAAACCAAAGAAAAGCCTAAGAAAAATAAAAACCCAATTACAAAAAAACTGTTAATTCTATCTTTAAAATTATACATTACTTTTAAGAAAAAGCTAACTACAAATAAAGAAATGGGCATATATACAAAGAGGAAATACTTTACAAAATACACTCCTTTAAATAAGAATAGGTCTATTAAAAAAACAACTAAACTTATAATAAAAGAAGCAAATACATAGATGTAAATGTTTTTCGAAAGCTTTTTGTCTTTCTGTTCGATATTTAAAAAATAGATAGAAAACCAAGTATACAAAACCCAATAAAAAACTTGAATAATCCAATTAGATATTTTAAAAAAAGCATTGAATTTTATAACAATAGCATCTGAGAAATCGTTAGGCGTTTTTGGAATTAAATAAACCAAAACCAAAAATAAATACCCTGCATAAATAGCAAAACTCTTGTCTTTTGTAAAGAAATACGTGCTACAATGGTATATTATTAAGATGCATAATATGCCTTGTAAAAACGTTGGAAAAACTTTAAAAAAGAGCTCCATAATTATTGAGTTGGAATTTTAAGAATCACTTTTGTTCCCAAAGAATTTTCTTCTCTATCTAACAAATCGTTAAAATTGATACTAAATGGATTTTTAAAGTCTTTTATAAAGTTATTTAGACGCTCAATAGTTAATTCTATACCAATAGACTTTCGCTGAATTACTTTATTTGATTTTATTTTTGCGGATGCTTTTCTACCAATTCCATTGTCTTCTATATCTATTTGAATAAAATTATTAGAGAGTTTTTTAACGGATAAACTAATTTTTTTATCTCCTTTTTTAGAGGATAAACCATGCCAAAGTGCATTTTCTAAAAAAGGTTGTAAAACCAAAGGTGGTACTTTTATTTCAGACAAATTTAAACTTTCATCTACTTGAATATTGTAGCTGATTTCATTGGAAAAACGGATGTTTTCGATGTTCATATACAAATCCATCGTTTCTAATTCTTCTTGTAAAGTAACTTCTTTTAACGCAGAAGATTCTAATATTTTACGAATTAGTTTCGAGAATTTATTCAAATAATGAACCGCGTTTTTCTGCTCGTTATTTATAATATAATGTTTGATAGAATTTAGCGCATTAAAAATAAAATGCGGATTCATTTGTGTGCGTAAAACGTCTTGTTCTAAGGTTAAAATTTTCTTTTCATTTTCAAACAAACGTTGTCTGTACAAAAAGTACAGAATGGCTAAAAATAGCAGGAGTGTAACAAAGGCA
This genomic window contains:
- a CDS encoding sensor histidine kinase; amino-acid sequence: MELFFKVFPTFLQGILCILIIYHCSTYFFTKDKSFAIYAGYLFLVLVYLIPKTPNDFSDAIVIKFNAFFKISNWIIQVFYWVLYTWFSIYFLNIEQKDKKLSKNIYIYVFASFIISLVVFLIDLFLFKGVYFVKYFLFVYMPISLFVVSFFLKVMYNFKDRINSFFVIGFLFFLGFSLVSLYFSLSNIYAFGYIRPIDFFMIGICLEALVISVGLGYKYHIYRQERDDYNTLLIEELQKNEKLKDQLNEKLSEKVEHYKLSEIEALYEKQINELKLTSLLSQMNPHFIFNALNSIKLYIINNESKLAARYLNKFSKLIRKILEASNTKEISLQEELETMDLYMTIENIRFSNEIDFQIKVDEKVSLETIKVPPLLLQPFLENALWHGLSSKKKDKKIVLSIDKKEMNFIQFTIEDNGIGRESSARIKSEKSINRKSIGIALTKDRLTNFVKGSQKNYSINYTDLKDENENPLGTKVVVKIPLL